The Anolis carolinensis isolate JA03-04 chromosome 1, rAnoCar3.1.pri, whole genome shotgun sequence genome window below encodes:
- the LOC100556672 gene encoding uncharacterized protein LOC100556672 isoform X1, giving the protein MEAPHAEGSPQEEAGARTWGGNLPAPLSYLPTILDYVPVGFPTLDCFWSFVNWFLESAQIASPSSPPAAQAQAIQEHEQLNEEDLQLNEQLQEAETEKTDWVKVLKDVTIQVRVTGRTGDCEKDFLKDVADHLFRHDINLKTEDYQEDSGHFLLVFCPVVSRMGTDMQNAMEGLQGEPKAILVMLHHRPKEYNYFVDTKLQAHHPAVVHTAHARYTLEDGLYDCPMNKEAVDAVAEVLKDHFKEVQEDPVTPDSATECELNRCQESHV; this is encoded by the exons ATGGAGGCTCCCCACGCAGAGGGGTCTCCTCAGGAGGAGGCGGGCGCTAGGACCTGGGGGGGAAACCTTCCCGCTCCCCTTAGTTACTTGCCCACCATCCTTGATTATGTTCCTGTGGGTTTTCCGACCCTTGATTGCTTTTGGTCCTTTGTCAACTGGTTCTTGGAATCTGCCCAG ATTGCAAGTCCATCCTCACCTCCTGCGGCCCAGGCCCAAGCGATACAAGAACATGAGCAGCTGAATGAGGAGGATCTGCAGCTAAATGAACAGCTCCAAGAGGCTGAGACAGAGAAGACAGACTGGGTTAAGGTGCTGAAAG ATGTCACCATCCAAGTCCGTGTCACTGGGCGGACTGGCGACTGCGAGAAGGACTTCCTAAAGGACGTTGCTGACCACCTTTTCAGACATGACATCAACCTCAAGACAGAGGATTACCAAGAGGACTCCGGCCACTTCCTGCTGGTCTTCTGCCCGGTGGTCTCCCGGATGGGCACCGACATGCAGAATGCTATGGAAGGCCTCCAAG GTGAGCCAAAGGCCATCTTGGTGATGCTGCATCACAGACCGAAAGAATACAACTACTTTGTGGACACCAAGCTGCAGGCGCATCACCCGGCCGTGGTGCACACCGCCCATGCCCGGTATACGCTCGAAGACGGCCTCTATGACTGCCCGATGAACAAGGAGGCCGTGGATGCCGTGGCCGAAGTCCTCAAAGACCACTTCAAAGAGGTGCAAGAGGACCCTGTGACCCCCGACTCTGCAACGGAATGTGAACTGAATCGCTGCCAGGAGTCTCATGTCTga
- the LOC100556672 gene encoding uncharacterized protein LOC100556672 isoform X2 has protein sequence MKKNFLTIASPSSPPAAQAQAIQEHEQLNEEDLQLNEQLQEAETEKTDWVKVLKDVTIQVRVTGRTGDCEKDFLKDVADHLFRHDINLKTEDYQEDSGHFLLVFCPVVSRMGTDMQNAMEGLQGEPKAILVMLHHRPKEYNYFVDTKLQAHHPAVVHTAHARYTLEDGLYDCPMNKEAVDAVAEVLKDHFKEVQEDPVTPDSATECELNRCQESHV, from the exons atgaagaagaacttcctcact ATTGCAAGTCCATCCTCACCTCCTGCGGCCCAGGCCCAAGCGATACAAGAACATGAGCAGCTGAATGAGGAGGATCTGCAGCTAAATGAACAGCTCCAAGAGGCTGAGACAGAGAAGACAGACTGGGTTAAGGTGCTGAAAG ATGTCACCATCCAAGTCCGTGTCACTGGGCGGACTGGCGACTGCGAGAAGGACTTCCTAAAGGACGTTGCTGACCACCTTTTCAGACATGACATCAACCTCAAGACAGAGGATTACCAAGAGGACTCCGGCCACTTCCTGCTGGTCTTCTGCCCGGTGGTCTCCCGGATGGGCACCGACATGCAGAATGCTATGGAAGGCCTCCAAG GTGAGCCAAAGGCCATCTTGGTGATGCTGCATCACAGACCGAAAGAATACAACTACTTTGTGGACACCAAGCTGCAGGCGCATCACCCGGCCGTGGTGCACACCGCCCATGCCCGGTATACGCTCGAAGACGGCCTCTATGACTGCCCGATGAACAAGGAGGCCGTGGATGCCGTGGCCGAAGTCCTCAAAGACCACTTCAAAGAGGTGCAAGAGGACCCTGTGACCCCCGACTCTGCAACGGAATGTGAACTGAATCGCTGCCAGGAGTCTCATGTCTga